The following are encoded together in the Fusobacterium perfoetens genome:
- a CDS encoding AAA family ATPase has translation MKINNTTEKIIINNLGPLKSCKLYIKDFMIFTGQQASGKSTIAKSIFFFKNIKIINISNKKTNIFFYQGT, from the coding sequence TTGAAAATAAATAATACTACAGAAAAAATAATAATTAATAATTTAGGTCCACTAAAAAGTTGTAAACTATATATAAAAGATTTTATGATTTTTACAGGTCAACAGGCTTCTGGAAAAAGTACCATTGCTAAAAGTATATTTTTCTTTAAAAATATAAAAATTATTAATATCAGTAATAAAAAAACAAATATTTTTTTCTACCAAGGAACTTAG
- a CDS encoding retron system putative HNH endonuclease, protein MILIKKNSEPRSLTEYKKTVNSSFDNLPSNVKNDIRESLLKEQGYICAYCMKRIESSDVKIEHYKARNSENELDYKNLLAVCKGNEGSPKKFQTCDTHKGNDILNINPQDERHILTIFFTRNGEIKSSNDLYQKELNEVLNLNDKYGKLISGRRAALKALQNNIKKKNENKIKKLYQSLKNEKIKTEYVGILLWYLEGKSYIKEILEK, encoded by the coding sequence ATGATTTTAATAAAAAAGAATAGTGAACCACGTTCTTTAACAGAATATAAAAAAACTGTTAATTCATCTTTTGATAATTTACCAAGTAATGTAAAGAATGATATAAGAGAATCTTTATTAAAAGAGCAAGGATATATTTGTGCTTATTGTATGAAAAGAATAGAGTCATCTGATGTAAAAATAGAACATTATAAAGCAAGAAATTCTGAAAATGAATTGGACTATAAAAATTTATTAGCTGTTTGTAAAGGAAATGAAGGCTCTCCAAAAAAGTTTCAGACTTGTGATACACATAAAGGGAATGATATTTTAAATATAAATCCTCAAGACGAAAGACATATTTTAACTATATTTTTTACAAGAAATGGAGAAATTAAATCATCGAATGATTTATATCAAAAAGAATTAAATGAAGTTTTAAATCTTAATGATAAATATGGGAAATTAATTTCAGGAAGAAGAGCAGCTCTTAAAGCTTTACAAAATAATATTAAAAAGAAGAATGAAAACAAAATTAAGAAATTATACCAAAGTTTAAAAAATGAAAAAATAAAAACTGAATATGTGGGAATTCTTTTATGGTATTTAGAAGGTAAATCATATATAAAAGAAATTTTAGAGAAATAG